The sequence TAATGTATGCTACGCGTCGCATTGACTGGTACAACCTGCGACTCGGTGCGGTGCGCGCCGAAAGTAGGCATAGCTAAAGAATCTGCGCTGCGCCTGTCCGGCATGCGCCGGCAGGCGCGCGCTTGCCCGCGACAAATCCTACAGTCAGGAGCAAACTATGACTCGAGTTAGTATCGAATCCATTTTCCGCAATGCAGGCGAGATCGCCGCCGAAATCGCGGCCAATCCGCGCCCATGGCGCCTTTGCCTGAAACTATTTATCATCATCCTTGCCTGTGGCGGCGCCTACGGACTGACGATGGGTCTGGCGCATTCGTGGTTGCAGTCGCTGTCCGCAGGCTTGAAAACGCCGCTGCTCTACATTCTCACGCTTGCCGTCTGCTTGCCAACACTGCATTTCATAGGTTTGTTCCTGGGGTCGCGATTTACCTTCTGGCAGTCGATGGCGGTGCTGTTGATGGGCGTGGCGGTCAATGCGGCGTTACTTTTCGGTTTCGCCTCGATATCGCTGTTCTTTTTGGCGACTGGCGCTGGCTATCGCTTCTTACTTTTCATGCACGTGCTCTTCTTTGCAGTTTCCGGTTTTGCGGGATTGGTTTCGATTCATCGCACGCACAAACTCCTGGCGAATTCGGACGGCGGTGGAACTGGAAATGCCAGTCTGCTGCAGGCGTGGATGTTACTGTATATGTTTGTCGGGACGCAAATGGCGTTTACACTTTCCCCCTTTGTTGGCCGCGAGACAGCATTCTACTGGTTCCATCATCCTGACAAAAACTTCTATTCGTATTTGTGGGCGTCCTTTGTTGAACGTCTCGACGACCATCTTCCGGCAGAGCAAGCTAAAGCGCTGGCATTTGAGTCGACAAGGGCCGTTCTATACGCTCTTCAGGAGCGCGACTTTCAAGCGCTGGCTGCGCAGATCGCGCCTGAGGATTCCTTGCGGATCATCCCGCAGAGCTATTCGCGCGAATCGCGGGTACGGGACATTCATCTGAACGCCGCGCAGCTACTGGAATTCAGCGGCAAAAACCTGAGCATCCCGATGCGCCAGGAATATGATCGCGTTTCTGGCAAGATGATCGAGAGCAGTCTGCCGTTTGCGACCTACTACGACCAATATCTATATGATGTTGACTATGCCGCCGCGCTGGAGGCTGCTCGCTACAACGAATTTTCCTTAGGAGTTCAAAACAAAGAAACCATCTTTGCGGCCTATCCAAAGGCGATCATCGTCGAGGTCCCGGTTCTGCTGGATCGACGCCGCTGGCGCGCCCTGCGCCTGGTGTTTGCCGCAAGCCCCATTTCAGATCGACCAGGCGCGCTCCTGCCATTGCGGGCAATCATCCACGACCAGTCAGCTGATTAGCAAGAGCGGCAAATGGCCGATATCAAAAGTATGTTGCAAATAGATTTCATGGGGCGCCATTAGGGTCTGCGGGTAGGCGCCCAGGGAAGGAAACCGAATGATGCGAAGAGTTCGAATACTGTATGACTGCCTGCTCGCATTCTTACTTCAGAATCAGTCCGCGAATTTCGTGCCGGCTAACGCTGCGTAAAACCGACGTCATGCAAAGCAGTCAGGCTAACCCATTTGCCCCGCCCGAACCGCGCAGTGGACCGGGCCGCCCTCGCACTATCGTTAGTTTCTTGATCCTCCTCCTGACTGTAAGCTGCGTGTTAAACGTTGTTCCGGCTGTTGACTTTTTCATTGCCTGGTATGCGGGCGGGGTCTCCCTTTCGCTGCAAGAGTGTCAGCCCACTGCTGTGCCATGTATTTTGTATCTCTTTGGTTATCCTCTATTTGCTTTGACCGCCGCTCTGCTGGCGCCCTTGGCTAGTTTTTCCCGGAACATGGCGGGTCAATGGCTATTCTACATCACGTCGCTCTGTCTTCTTGCTCTGTCGATTCCGATTGCGATCGAATCGTTCCCGCTATTGTTCTGGCCATTGCCGGATGACCCATTGCTCAGTATGCGGCAGACTGCCGCGGCGAATCATGGAAAGTTTGCAATCGCACGCGTATTATGTCTGCCCCCGCTTTCGTTGCTCATTGCTATGCATTCCAGAGAGAAACGCATTCAGTAGCTGAGGCGTCGGGCTGCGCGGCCTGCGAGCGCTCGTTAGCTATCTGCGCAACAAGATGATTGGCTGGCAGTTGTTGTCGCAGCCCGCAATCGCAATTGACTGATCGCGCCGGCGCATCGGTTACATTTCGAATGTTCCAATCTGTGGATCGCGTATTGCCTCAAGACGCCTCATTTCACCGCGCCTCATTTCACCGCGCCCTGGCAGGCCGAGCGCTGGCCTGCATCATGACGGCGAGGTATCCCCTGGCAACGGACGATTCGCTCAGGTAGCCGGCGCGATGCAATTCGCGGTGGAGCGCCGGCAACTTGAAGAACGGAACTGCCGGAAAAAGATGATGTTCGATGTGGTAATTGGCGTAGATTGGCGCAAACAGAAATCGTTCCAGCGGTCCGGCCAGCGTGGTACGCGTGTTCAGGAGAATATCCGGCGATTTCTGTGTAGCGGCGTGCTCGGCGATGGAGCGAACGCGCATCAGGGCCGTGTGTACGGTCAGCAAGACCGTCGGCCAGAGTAGCGCAGCCCATAGTGCGTGTAACGACCACAGCGCGCCAAGCAAAACGCCGTGGAATACAAGCGTCGGCCATAATGAACGCAGCAGGCGCGGAAGCCAGACGCGCGTCTGCGCCTTGCCGCGAGCAACCAGTCGTCGCGGCCTTCCGCCAAGGTCGAACTCCAGTATGCCGGCGTGCATCAGCAGCAACGCGCCATAGACGCGTGCTCCGGTGCGAAATCCAAGATCTCTCAAAAAGGCTCGTACAAGCGTCTTACGCCGCATCGGGTAGACGCTGCGCAGCGGCAAATCCGGGTCTCCCTTCTGGCCGGTATGCCGGTGGTGTTTCATATGGTATTTACGATAGTCGTGCAAACTCAAGAAAACCGGAGCGGCGCAGAGCCATTTGCCTGAAATCTGATTCAGGCGCGGGCTGCGAAACAGGGCGCCATGAGCCGCCTCATGCATCAGCACTTCCAGGGCCAGCTGCCGCGATCCGAGAACCACAATGCATAAGAGCAGCGTGAGCGGTCCGGGCCAGGCGATGAGTGCGGCATAGGCTGCAAGAATCCACGCATAGCTTTGCAACAACGCAAAGCCGCCTTGTAGATTGGATTTCTGCACCCACGCAGCGCGCTCTGCACTGCTGAAGATCTGGAGCGATGGCGGCGACTGTGGCTGGCCCATACGGAGTAATCTACCGATCGGTCGAATATCGTCAACTGCATTTTGAGGCGGAAAATGGGCCGTTCAGGGCGCAGACTTTGTCGGTTTTGCCGGCGCCTGCAGCAGGCGTGCAATTTCGGTCATCTGAGCGCGAAATTCCTTGAGCACGCGCTGGTCGCTCTTTTGTAGCTGTGGATCGAGCAGCAGGCGATTGAAGGAAAAATGAACGAAAAAACTGCTGATCGCATTGCCGAGGATCACCGCAAGCAGCAGCCAGTTCAAACTGGAGCGCCTGGGCGGCGGCTGAGGCGCCAGGCGCCGCAACAGAGGCTGCCAGTAGCGTCGCACGATGAGCCCGGCCTGTCCGGGATTGTCCAGTTGTGCGCGAACAAGCATTCGCATTTGTAACGGACTTGCTTCGATCCAGCGGCAGAAGCCATCGACAAAGCCCGAAATGGATCTTTGCTCCTCTGGATTGAGTTCCAGCGACTGTTCCAGGTCGCCGAAGGCTCGATCCAGAATGGCGCGATAGAGTCGGCCCTTTGCGCGGAAATGATGCAGAAGCGAAGATTTGGCAATGCCGGCTTCGGCACTGACCTGGGCGAGGCTTGTACCGTGGTAACCGTGAGTGGCAAACAGAACGCCTGCAACTTCCAGGATCTTTTCTCGCGTCGCCGCCGAATCGCTTGCTGTCGGTCGGCCCGGTCCTCGCTTTTGCTTTGCAGTCGAACGCTTGTTTTTTTTCAACTGCTTCCTACCACAGCAACGCGATATTGCGAAGGCCGCCGACGAGATCATCGAATATGACTTCGCCCGGACGGTCCGCCATGGCGGCGCAAACGTGCAGCGGCAAAAGATGTTCCTCGCGCGGGTGGCAGAATCGCGCTTCCGGGGCCTCTTGCCAATTCTGCAGTCGCCGCTCCCGTTCGTCGGCGGACTGGATGCCAGTGCAGGTCTCGATGAGCCAGTCCTGAAAGGCGTTATTCCTGAGTTCCGTTGACGGCGTGCGCTGAAAGAATGCTTCAAAATTGTGAAAGGATGAGCCGGAGCCAATGACCAGCATATTTTCGCGGGCCAGCGCGCGCAAAGCCTTGCCCAGCGAAAGATGCGCCTCTGCTTGCAGACCTCGCAGCAGAGAAAGCTGAAAGCAGGGAATGTCGGCCTCCGGATAGATCAGCTTCAGTGGAATAAAAAGACCATG comes from Leptospirales bacterium and encodes:
- a CDS encoding dioxygenase translates to MASRDAGSGAQIVYLSHGGGPMPVLGEPGHLALANFMRTLSARLKRPEAVLVVSAHWEENVATLTGAEQPPMLYDYFGFPPQAYRIDYPAPGDAKFAGRIAQLLANNHIPSQIDAQRGFDHGLFIPLKLIYPEADIPCFQLSLLRGLQAEAHLSLGKALRALARENMLVIGSGSSFHNFEAFFQRTPSTELRNNAFQDWLIETCTGIQSADERERRLQNWQEAPEARFCHPREEHLLPLHVCAAMADRPGEVIFDDLVGGLRNIALLW
- a CDS encoding fatty acid desaturase family protein; protein product: MGQPQSPPSLQIFSSAERAAWVQKSNLQGGFALLQSYAWILAAYAALIAWPGPLTLLLCIVVLGSRQLALEVLMHEAAHGALFRSPRLNQISGKWLCAAPVFLSLHDYRKYHMKHHRHTGQKGDPDLPLRSVYPMRRKTLVRAFLRDLGFRTGARVYGALLLMHAGILEFDLGGRPRRLVARGKAQTRVWLPRLLRSLWPTLVFHGVLLGALWSLHALWAALLWPTVLLTVHTALMRVRSIAEHAATQKSPDILLNTRTTLAGPLERFLFAPIYANYHIEHHLFPAVPFFKLPALHRELHRAGYLSESSVARGYLAVMMQASARPARAR
- a CDS encoding TetR/AcrR family transcriptional regulator codes for the protein MKKNKRSTAKQKRGPGRPTASDSAATREKILEVAGVLFATHGYHGTSLAQVSAEAGIAKSSLLHHFRAKGRLYRAILDRAFGDLEQSLELNPEEQRSISGFVDGFCRWIEASPLQMRMLVRAQLDNPGQAGLIVRRYWQPLLRRLAPQPPPRRSSLNWLLLAVILGNAISSFFVHFSFNRLLLDPQLQKSDQRVLKEFRAQMTEIARLLQAPAKPTKSAP